The following proteins come from a genomic window of Acinonyx jubatus isolate Ajub_Pintada_27869175 chromosome C1, VMU_Ajub_asm_v1.0, whole genome shotgun sequence:
- the TARDBP gene encoding TAR DNA-binding protein 43 isoform X1 codes for MSEYIRVTEDENDEPIEIPSEDDGTVLLSTVTAQFPGACGLRYRNPVSQCMRGVRLVEGILHAPEAGWGNLVYVVNYPKDNKRKMDETDASSAVKVKRAVQKTSDLIVLGLPWKTTEQDLKEYFSTFGEVLMVQVKKDLKTGHSKGFGFVRFTEYETQVKVMSQRHMIDGRWCDCKLPNSKQSPDEPLRSRKVFVGRCTEDMTADELQQFFCQYGEVVDVFIPKPFRAFAFVTFADDQVAQSLCGEDLIIKGISVHISNAEPKHNSNRQLERSGRFGGNPGGFGNQGGFGNSRGGGAGLGNNQGSNMGGGMNFGAFSINPAMMAAAQAALQSSWGMMGMLASQQNQSGPSGNNQSQGNMQREPNQAFGSGNNSYSGSNSGAAIGWGSASNAGSGSGFNGGFGSSMDSKSSGWGM; via the exons ATGTCTGAATATATTCGGGTAACCGAAGATGAGAACGACGAGCCCATTGAAATACCATCAGAAGACGACGGGACCGTGCTGCTGTCCACGGTTACAGCCCAGTTTCCAGGGGCCTGTGGGCTGCGCTACAGGAATCCAGTGTCTCAGTGTATGAGAGGCGTCCGGTTGGTGGAAGGAATTCTGCATGCTCCCGAAGCCGGCTGGGGAAATCTGGTATATGTTGTCAACTATCCCAAAG ataacaaaagaaaaatggacgAGACGGATGCTTCTTCAGCAGTGAAAGTGAAAAGAGCTGTCCAGAAAACATCTGATTTAATAGTGTTGGGTCTCCCGTGGAAAACGACTGAACAGGatctaaaagaatattttagtaCCTTTGGAGAGGTTCTTATGGTTCAG gtcaagaaagatctcaaaactGGTCATTCAAAGGGGTTTGGTTTTGTTCGTTTTACGGAATATGAAACCCAGGTGAAAGTAATGTCACAGCGACATATGATAGACGGACGATGGTGTGACTGTAAACTTCCTAATTCTAAG CAAAGCCCAGATGAGCCTTTGAGAAGCAGGAAGGTGTTTGTTGGGCGCTGTACAGAGGACATGACCGCCGATGAGCTGCAGCAGTTTTTTTGCCAGTATGGAGAAGTGGTAGACGTCTTCATTCCCAAACCGTTCAGGGCTTTTGCCTTCGTGACGTTTGCAGACGATCAG GTTGCCCAGTCTCTTTGTGGAGAGGACTTGATCATTAAAGGAATCAGCGTCCATATATCCAATGCTGAACCTAAGCACAATAGCAATAGACAGTTAGAAAGAAGTGGAAGATTTGGTGGTAATCCAGGTGGCTTTGGGAATCAGGGTGGTTTTGGTAACAGTCGAGGGGGTGGAGCTGGTTTGGGAAACAATCAAGGTAGTAatatgggtggggggatgaacTTTGGCGCTTTTAGCATTAATCCGGCAATGATGGCGGCTGCCCAGGCGGCACTGCAGAGCAGCTGGGGCATGATGGGCATGTTAGCCAGTCAGCAGAACCAGTCAGGCCCATCGGGTAATAACCAAAGCCAAGGCAACATGCAGAGGGAGCCAAATCAGGCCTTTGGTTCTGGAAATAATTCCTATAGTGGTTCTAATTCAGGTGCAGCGATCGGTTGGGGATCCGCATCAAATGCAGGGTCAGGCAGCGGTTTTAACGGAGGCTTTGGCTCAAGCATGGATTCTAAATCTTCGGGCTGGGGAATGTAG
- the TARDBP gene encoding TAR DNA-binding protein 43 isoform X4, with product MSEYIRVTEDENDEPIEIPSEDDGTVLLSTVTAQFPGACGLRYRNPVSQCMRGVRLVEGILHAPEAGWGNLVYVVNYPKDNKRKMDETDASSAVKVKRAVQKTSDLIVLGLPWKTTEQDLKEYFSTFGEVLMVQVKKDLKTGHSKGFGFVRFTEYETQVKVMSQRHMIDGRWCDCKLPNSKQSPDEPLRSRKVFVGRCTEDMTADELQQFFCQYGEVVDVFIPKPFRAFAFVTFADDQVAQSLCGEDLIIKGISVHISNAEPKHNSNRQLERSGRFGGNPVHLISNVYGRSTSLKVVL from the exons ATGTCTGAATATATTCGGGTAACCGAAGATGAGAACGACGAGCCCATTGAAATACCATCAGAAGACGACGGGACCGTGCTGCTGTCCACGGTTACAGCCCAGTTTCCAGGGGCCTGTGGGCTGCGCTACAGGAATCCAGTGTCTCAGTGTATGAGAGGCGTCCGGTTGGTGGAAGGAATTCTGCATGCTCCCGAAGCCGGCTGGGGAAATCTGGTATATGTTGTCAACTATCCCAAAG ataacaaaagaaaaatggacgAGACGGATGCTTCTTCAGCAGTGAAAGTGAAAAGAGCTGTCCAGAAAACATCTGATTTAATAGTGTTGGGTCTCCCGTGGAAAACGACTGAACAGGatctaaaagaatattttagtaCCTTTGGAGAGGTTCTTATGGTTCAG gtcaagaaagatctcaaaactGGTCATTCAAAGGGGTTTGGTTTTGTTCGTTTTACGGAATATGAAACCCAGGTGAAAGTAATGTCACAGCGACATATGATAGACGGACGATGGTGTGACTGTAAACTTCCTAATTCTAAG CAAAGCCCAGATGAGCCTTTGAGAAGCAGGAAGGTGTTTGTTGGGCGCTGTACAGAGGACATGACCGCCGATGAGCTGCAGCAGTTTTTTTGCCAGTATGGAGAAGTGGTAGACGTCTTCATTCCCAAACCGTTCAGGGCTTTTGCCTTCGTGACGTTTGCAGACGATCAG GTTGCCCAGTCTCTTTGTGGAGAGGACTTGATCATTAAAGGAATCAGCGTCCATATATCCAATGCTGAACCTAAGCACAATAGCAATAGACAGTTAGAAAGAAGTGGAAGATTTGGTGGTAATCCAG TTCATctcatttcaaatgtttatggAAGAAGCACTTCATTGAAAGTAGTGCTGTAA
- the TARDBP gene encoding TAR DNA-binding protein 43 isoform X5 has product MSEYIRVTEDENDEPIEIPSEDDGTVLLSTVTAQFPGACGLRYRNPVSQCMRGVRLVEGILHAPEAGWGNLVYVVNYPKDNKRKMDETDASSAVKVKRAVQKTSDLIVLGLPWKTTEQDLKEYFSTFGEVLMVQVKKDLKTGHSKGFGFVRFTEYETQVKVMSQRHMIDGRWCDCKLPNSKQSPDEPLRSRKVFVGRCTEDMTADELQQFFCQYGEVVDVFIPKPFRAFAFVTFADDQVAQSLCGEDLIIKGISVHISNAEPKHNSNRQLERSGRFGVHLISNVYGRSTSLKVVL; this is encoded by the exons ATGTCTGAATATATTCGGGTAACCGAAGATGAGAACGACGAGCCCATTGAAATACCATCAGAAGACGACGGGACCGTGCTGCTGTCCACGGTTACAGCCCAGTTTCCAGGGGCCTGTGGGCTGCGCTACAGGAATCCAGTGTCTCAGTGTATGAGAGGCGTCCGGTTGGTGGAAGGAATTCTGCATGCTCCCGAAGCCGGCTGGGGAAATCTGGTATATGTTGTCAACTATCCCAAAG ataacaaaagaaaaatggacgAGACGGATGCTTCTTCAGCAGTGAAAGTGAAAAGAGCTGTCCAGAAAACATCTGATTTAATAGTGTTGGGTCTCCCGTGGAAAACGACTGAACAGGatctaaaagaatattttagtaCCTTTGGAGAGGTTCTTATGGTTCAG gtcaagaaagatctcaaaactGGTCATTCAAAGGGGTTTGGTTTTGTTCGTTTTACGGAATATGAAACCCAGGTGAAAGTAATGTCACAGCGACATATGATAGACGGACGATGGTGTGACTGTAAACTTCCTAATTCTAAG CAAAGCCCAGATGAGCCTTTGAGAAGCAGGAAGGTGTTTGTTGGGCGCTGTACAGAGGACATGACCGCCGATGAGCTGCAGCAGTTTTTTTGCCAGTATGGAGAAGTGGTAGACGTCTTCATTCCCAAACCGTTCAGGGCTTTTGCCTTCGTGACGTTTGCAGACGATCAG GTTGCCCAGTCTCTTTGTGGAGAGGACTTGATCATTAAAGGAATCAGCGTCCATATATCCAATGCTGAACCTAAGCACAATAGCAATAGACAGTTAGAAAGAAGTGGAAGATTTGGTG TTCATctcatttcaaatgtttatggAAGAAGCACTTCATTGAAAGTAGTGCTGTAA
- the TARDBP gene encoding TAR DNA-binding protein 43 isoform X3, translating to MSEYIRVTEDENDEPIEIPSEDDGTVLLSTVTAQFPGACGLRYRNPVSQCMRGVRLVEGILHAPEAGWGNLVYVVNYPKDNKRKMDETDASSAVKVKRAVQKTSDLIVLGLPWKTTEQDLKEYFSTFGEVLMVQVKKDLKTGHSKGFGFVRFTEYETQVKVMSQRHMIDGRWCDCKLPNSKQSPDEPLRSRKVFVGRCTEDMTADELQQFFCQYGEVVDVFIPKPFRAFAFVTFADDQVAQSLCGEDLIIKGISVHISNAEPKHNSNRQLERSGRFGGILPSTCSLIQDFVITLHRLRL from the exons ATGTCTGAATATATTCGGGTAACCGAAGATGAGAACGACGAGCCCATTGAAATACCATCAGAAGACGACGGGACCGTGCTGCTGTCCACGGTTACAGCCCAGTTTCCAGGGGCCTGTGGGCTGCGCTACAGGAATCCAGTGTCTCAGTGTATGAGAGGCGTCCGGTTGGTGGAAGGAATTCTGCATGCTCCCGAAGCCGGCTGGGGAAATCTGGTATATGTTGTCAACTATCCCAAAG ataacaaaagaaaaatggacgAGACGGATGCTTCTTCAGCAGTGAAAGTGAAAAGAGCTGTCCAGAAAACATCTGATTTAATAGTGTTGGGTCTCCCGTGGAAAACGACTGAACAGGatctaaaagaatattttagtaCCTTTGGAGAGGTTCTTATGGTTCAG gtcaagaaagatctcaaaactGGTCATTCAAAGGGGTTTGGTTTTGTTCGTTTTACGGAATATGAAACCCAGGTGAAAGTAATGTCACAGCGACATATGATAGACGGACGATGGTGTGACTGTAAACTTCCTAATTCTAAG CAAAGCCCAGATGAGCCTTTGAGAAGCAGGAAGGTGTTTGTTGGGCGCTGTACAGAGGACATGACCGCCGATGAGCTGCAGCAGTTTTTTTGCCAGTATGGAGAAGTGGTAGACGTCTTCATTCCCAAACCGTTCAGGGCTTTTGCCTTCGTGACGTTTGCAGACGATCAG GTTGCCCAGTCTCTTTGTGGAGAGGACTTGATCATTAAAGGAATCAGCGTCCATATATCCAATGCTGAACCTAAGCACAATAGCAATAGACAGTTAGAAAGAAGTGGAAGATTTGGTG GAATACTTCCGTCTACATGCTCTCTCATTCAAGACTTCGTCATCACACTGCACAGGCTGCGTCTTTGA
- the TARDBP gene encoding TAR DNA-binding protein 43 isoform X2 yields MSEYIRVTEDENDEPIEIPSEDDGTVLLSTVTAQFPGACGLRYRNPVSQCMRGVRLVEGILHAPEAGWGNLVYVVNYPKDNKRKMDETDASSAVKVKRAVQKTSDLIVLGLPWKTTEQDLKEYFSTFGEVLMVQVKKDLKTGHSKGFGFVRFTEYETQVKVMSQRHMIDGRWCDCKLPNSKQSPDEPLRSRKVFVGRCTEDMTADELQQFFCQYGEVVDVFIPKPFRAFAFVTFADDQVAQSLCGEDLIIKGISVHISNAEPKHNSNRQLERSGRFGGNPGILPSTCSLIQDFVITLHRLRL; encoded by the exons ATGTCTGAATATATTCGGGTAACCGAAGATGAGAACGACGAGCCCATTGAAATACCATCAGAAGACGACGGGACCGTGCTGCTGTCCACGGTTACAGCCCAGTTTCCAGGGGCCTGTGGGCTGCGCTACAGGAATCCAGTGTCTCAGTGTATGAGAGGCGTCCGGTTGGTGGAAGGAATTCTGCATGCTCCCGAAGCCGGCTGGGGAAATCTGGTATATGTTGTCAACTATCCCAAAG ataacaaaagaaaaatggacgAGACGGATGCTTCTTCAGCAGTGAAAGTGAAAAGAGCTGTCCAGAAAACATCTGATTTAATAGTGTTGGGTCTCCCGTGGAAAACGACTGAACAGGatctaaaagaatattttagtaCCTTTGGAGAGGTTCTTATGGTTCAG gtcaagaaagatctcaaaactGGTCATTCAAAGGGGTTTGGTTTTGTTCGTTTTACGGAATATGAAACCCAGGTGAAAGTAATGTCACAGCGACATATGATAGACGGACGATGGTGTGACTGTAAACTTCCTAATTCTAAG CAAAGCCCAGATGAGCCTTTGAGAAGCAGGAAGGTGTTTGTTGGGCGCTGTACAGAGGACATGACCGCCGATGAGCTGCAGCAGTTTTTTTGCCAGTATGGAGAAGTGGTAGACGTCTTCATTCCCAAACCGTTCAGGGCTTTTGCCTTCGTGACGTTTGCAGACGATCAG GTTGCCCAGTCTCTTTGTGGAGAGGACTTGATCATTAAAGGAATCAGCGTCCATATATCCAATGCTGAACCTAAGCACAATAGCAATAGACAGTTAGAAAGAAGTGGAAGATTTGGTGGTAATCCAG GAATACTTCCGTCTACATGCTCTCTCATTCAAGACTTCGTCATCACACTGCACAGGCTGCGTCTTTGA